A region of the Myxococcus stipitatus DSM 14675 genome:
CTGGTGCTGGCCCTGGGCCCCCTGGCGGCCAATGCCGCGAGGCGCTCCCTGGGCGAGGACGTGCCCGTCCTCTTCGCCATGGTGCCGTACTACGAGAAGTACGGACTGGAGGGCCCCAACGTCACCGGCATCTCGCTCACCAGTGACTTGGGACCGGAACTGGAGGCGCTCGTCGCGGTGGCCCCCAAGGTCCGCCGCGTGGGCATGGTGCATGACCCCCGTTTCTCCGCGAGCACGGTGACGCAGGCGCAGAGCGCCGCCGCGTCGAGGAGCCTGTCCATCCTCGCGCTGGAGGTCGACTCTCCGGCGAAGGTGGAGAAGGTGCTCGAGGGTGCCGCGGGCCGAGTGGACGCGCTGCTCATGGTGGCGGACAAGACGGTGGGCAACGCCGCCGTCGTTCAAGAGCTCATCGCCTTCGCGCAGTCGAAGCGGCTGCCGCTCATCGCGCTCACGCCCAGCCAGGTGAAGGAGGGCGCGGCGCTGGCGTTGTCGCCCAGTCCCCTGGCCATCGGCCTGCAGGCGGGGCGGCTGGCCAATCGCATCATCCACGAGAAGGTCGACCCGGGGGCGCTGGCGGTGGCGCAGCCGGAAGGGTTGGACCTGTCCATCAACCTCACCACCGCCAAGAAGTTGGGTCCGTCCTCCGAGCCCGTGCTGGAGCTCCTCCGGTTCGCGGCGCGGCGGGACTTTGCCGTGAAGGTCTACGAGTGATTCCGCGATACAGCCGACAGGAGATGTCCAACCTCTGGTCCGACGTGGCCCGCCTGCGCCGCTGGCGCGACGTGGAGCTCGCCGCGCTGGAGGGAATGGTGGAGGCGGGACTGGCCCCTCGTGAGGCGCTGGAGGATTGTGTCCAGCGCGCGGGGGACTTCACGCCCGCCGACGCCGCGCGCATCGAGGAGATCGAGC
Encoded here:
- a CDS encoding ABC transporter substrate-binding protein is translated as MSRLALVLCLSLLPAVALAQGSARPRVVAVKSANLAPYASVIAGFSAEARADVQEMMLDESPGAAARVFKKLAAQKPALVLALGPLAANAARRSLGEDVPVLFAMVPYYEKYGLEGPNVTGISLTSDLGPELEALVAVAPKVRRVGMVHDPRFSASTVTQAQSAAASRSLSILALEVDSPAKVEKVLEGAAGRVDALLMVADKTVGNAAVVQELIAFAQSKRLPLIALTPSQVKEGAALALSPSPLAIGLQAGRLANRIIHEKVDPGALAVAQPEGLDLSINLTTAKKLGPSSEPVLELLRFAARRDFAVKVYE